Below is a genomic region from Carassius auratus strain Wakin chromosome 2, ASM336829v1, whole genome shotgun sequence.
AAGTGTTGGAACAGTGGTGACAGAATAAAGTGTAGCCTTTGGGAATTCTGATCTTCTGAACATCAAATGCTGGAATTGGTCCTTGTTCTTCTTGACATATTTCTTTGCTGCTTATCTTGTCTTCCATGCTTAACAGTAGAGTACAAATACAGAATTTCTCTGATCACAGGAATGAAGATCAAATACACTGATGTTGTATAACCTCCCACCTACTCGCCCCATTTTCAAGTAGCCCCTTCACTGCAAAACACAACATCCAGAGGGCATGTTGGATCCACATCTAGGGAGAGGAGATTGGTGAGTTTAGGGGTGGAGATCtgggagatgggtgggtttaggaaTCATGGGGTGGAGAGGGTAGGTTTAGGTATATGTaaggtgggaggagttggatctggatccaaccatgccccctggatcttgtgttctgcaaacGAGGACCATCTCCCCTTTTCTGGCAGCATCTCAGTGGGTGATagatttataatattgtttatgcACTATGCAAATTAACGGACTGTTTCCAAATTCATAATGAACAGAGACGAGCAATAATTCATAGACATCTTTCCGTAGGTATTAATTAAGTTggtaatttatttttacacttttatatgcTGATCGATCTTGTGTAGAAGACATTGCACAATTGAAACGACTCTCCCCACTGATTCTTCTCAAACAAGAGAATAAAAAATAGCTGTGTATGGGTAAACTACCAGCAAAGCTTCCacgggtcagtaagttttttttattttttcagttcttTCCTTGTTCTTTTATtcaaaaaaagacaaatacattGATCGAAGGTGatcaaaatttcaaataaatgttttttttttttagtttttttagttttgtttctttttaacatAGTCATTATACTATTATTATGCTATTATTATACTATAGTCATAACATAGtcaacattttacaaaattacagtttttacagtgtgCTATCAAAAAAAAGACTTGGCAAGAAAAAGagacataaacaataatataaaataaatgaatgaataaataaacatttatttggtaTTTTTTTGTTAATCAATTCTGcacttcattaaaataataataataacaataatatgttAATAAGTGAAGGTATTATGTGGCATCAAGAGATAAAGCAGAACTGAACTTAAAACATTTATAGGCCTATGTATGTTTtgtagtttacagctttttctaaatatttttatttttaataagttagGTTCAACTCGTGTTTTTAagtctaatttaatttaagttgaaaTTACCTAGCTGCTAAGTTGACTGTACAGTGGTGAAATTTCAGCAGTGTCACTGGTGCAATAACAAACCTTCTGAATGATAacctaaaaaaattattacagaaattaacttagtgaattttttttttcctagttatAATTTCTATGATGTATAATAATTGGTGACTGTTACTCAAAAGACAACAGGAATAAACCTATATAAAAATGGAGAAATCTTTACATCACTTGAATGAGCTTGAAGAACATACCTAAAAGGGGTAACATTGTGTCATAGCCTATAATTTTGATGCCATAATGTAAAATGCTTTATGAAATAGAAAGAAGAGGAGCTCACACATCACAAGGcactttattaaacattttagtcagttataatgaaataaagaGTGGTAACATTTTGATAgctaatgttatataaatatttacttgtCAGATTCAGTGACCCTAGCCAACTGCAATCAATCAAACTGTAGACCACCGACATCATTGGGTAATTACAGTAAACAGTAATAAGAATAAAGATAAGACCTATATTTATCACACAATCAGAATATGTTTTAcataacaaaagcaaaaacatcTCATAAGGAAACCATTCTTATAGGCTACCACATTAGCAGACAACAGCAGCATTACTTCACCCAAAATATTTTCTACTTAATTTTTAGACACGTTTTTAATTaagatattcattttaattaaatattaattcactTTTAATGCTCCTTATTTCAAAATGTACAGAAATACGTGCATTCATGTAATTTAgttatgattatttcatttattcactatAGGCTACAATTTATTACTAGtgtctcatttcagttttagttttgtgtttattccagtttatatgaaaaggttCACTTAGCGTGGATTAAAATTCTTATGAAGACTAAATCATTTTCACTGAACGTGTTAAAAATAAGTTTGTTAAAGTTGTTGTGGGCATGGTGGTGGTGATGTTGAAGGCTGTGGTTCTGTAGTTCGTTTATAGACTAAGTTTAGCTTTAAAGTTGCACTTATATTTTGgctttaaaattcataaaagttatattattttgtggAGATTATCTTGATGCACAAAACGTGTAAATTTCCTAAACTGTGATTGAAAACAGAGCTTATGTTTTATGATAATCTGGGAACAAGTGCTATTCTTACAGTTGATCCGCATACAAAGTGACGTCAAAGTTCGCCCACTCTATATTCAACCCAACGTCCTTACCCAACAGGCTCAATCCagcatttgggttaaaaaaacaacccagcatttttagagTGTTCTCTCCCATTATATCATAGATCTCTCTTATCATCACTCTGGCCTCTCCCCTCATTGTGAATGAACAGTTAAGTATAAAAGCTTTGGTGCACCTCTTCACTTTACCTGGCATAGCGCCTGAACTCCAGAGCTCGTCGCACAAACATGCCTGTGGATTTCACTGGAAAATGGGAGCTGGAGTCGAACGAAAACTTTGAAAATTACCTTAAAGCACTTGGTAAGTCTTATCAGTTGTCTCTTACCATAGGTCAACAAAGTAGAAATAGGAGAAATCTGTGCCATTTCCTAATTCTGATGTAGTTTGCAGGTTTATTAAAATTTggccaaattaaaaatatatatatatatgatatagatTATAACATGGAAATGACCATGCCAAGTTAAAAATATTTACTCTCATAGACATTGACTTTGCCATCCGCAAGATTGCAGCCCGCCTCACTCCAACAAAGACCTTTATCCAAGATGGGGACAACCTTGTGATTACGACACAGAATGCCATCAAGAGCTATGAGCTGAGCTTCACTATTGGAGTTGAAAAGGAAGAATTTACTAAGGGATTTGACAACAGGATGCTAAAGGTgaactatttatatttaatattttccgaTCCTCGTCTAATAACATAATGCTATGTTTAACCTGTTGGCTACGATCTCAGTAAGTTTGTTCAGTGatgaatacagtaaaacaaatagAGCTCATGTTTCAACTTTTGCTCAGAGGaacaaaatgcatttgttattttgtttgttttttgaggcCATCTGAATACAGCTATCTGCCAGAGTAAAATCTcaatgaaaatgtgtgtgtgtgtgtgtgtctgtatatatatatacacagtatatatatatatatatatatatatatatatatatatatatatatatatatatatatatatatatataatgatcagtagactatatatatatatatatatatatatatatatatatatatatatatatatatatatatatatatataataagtagtaaacatatgaaaataaatatatattttttttttttacatacacagACTCTGGTGACCTGGGAAGGGGACAAATTGGTTGCCATCCAGAAAGGTGAGAAAGCCAACCGTGGATGGAAACACTGGATGGAAGATGACAAACTTTATCTGGTGAGCATTCAGTCAGAGGATAATAATAACCTGAATAATGTTAGAATCGGCATTATTGATTAAATGAGTTTTATTGATTTCAGTTTTTATGAAATTTCAAATTAAGgagtttaatggaaaaaaaaatattttatgctaaTTATCTCAGACCAGCCCCCTCCCCCCACCCCATATGCCCCACCCCACACCCCTGCACTATTCCTGCTTTGCTTTGTATTCATAATGGATATGTTTTGACCTCATGATCACTTCAATTTCAGGAGCTGACATGTGAGGACGCTGTATGCCTGCAAGTGTACAAAAGAAAAGACTGATTTGTCATGTTATTCAGTTCAAGTCTATCAAAATCAAGCTGTGTATTAACCTAAATAAAGACAATGAGATGTTATGGCTCATCATTTCTTGTGAACGTTACTTAGTTaaatttgttatttgttgttttctCTCTCCTTTGCTCACACAATCATAAAaccacacaaacattttttatacaaatagATATTAATTGATGATATGCATGATTTAACACAACAATATAGAGCTATAATTAATTTCCCAATTTTGagctaaaaacattttacatatacTGGATGACTATTAAAGATCAAATCAATACTAAAACAGTCGAGCACATATCTAAAgcaaactatattttttattaattatagttCATTAGGCTATACAAATTATCCAactactgttttatatttataataattataattagatGGTAGAAGATACACATTTAGATACACTGTAGAAAACCAACAATTGTGTAATTGTACTTTTGACTCAAGGCTATTCTTACTGAGATGTAGCCATTGTAACAGGTTCTTTGTATGACTACTAGCCTTAAAATTGAtcataaacattgatatattaaCCTTTTAAGATCATACTGCGGTGAGGCTTTTCAGGGACATTTCAGCATGTATTTTTGGCGTGTTATTCATCTTAAGTACACTGAAGGTGATACCAGTTTTGGCTTTACAGGAGAGGGCAAGCGCCTATCGCCATGCTGCATCCCTAAAAAGCCGAGTTTAACCGAAATTACCCGAAACACTCCGAAGCCGTCCGAGTGTCACGTCAACGCTTCCGACGTCTAGCTCATGGGCTTTGAGGAAGTTCCACGTCACATTTGCCTGCCGTGCACAAAACTGCAGCCGAAAGAACACATCAGACTCTCGGTGGATGATATAAAATACTACAGGTGAAGGAGACCAaaaccagcaaacacaaacaTGGTAAGTTTTGCGCCAGTCTCTATATTATTGGCAATATTACAGCTGGTTTGCAGAATTTGTGTAAAAATACGCTTTGAGTAACGTTAGCTCGCGCTGTTAGCTTTGAAGGCCCTTACACTGGCCACATAGACAACTCCATCATTCAGTCAGTCtgtgaatcatttatttattttcactcttATTCAATATAATACTTGCATTTAAAGCCGTTTACCATTATATGTATTATCAATTAACTGTTAACTGTTCACTTATATGTTGTTATGGTGtgatatattgttttctggctaaCAGCTGATGATATCAATGTGTCTTTAGTTATTTAattacacattaataaataaacagaatttgAAATGTGGGTCTGTATATATTCTGTTCAGTAACATGGTAGTTATCTGAAAGAGGATCGATTTTATTGCTTAATGTACTGTAAAGTTTAGCTGCTGCTGTTGCTTTGTCAGACTTTTACCTGGGTGACAAGTAGCAAATGTGTTGTGGAGAAAAACAGTCGAGGTTAAATAACAAAATTTCACCACTTTCTGTTCttaaaatagtaaacatttgTGCATTTTGTATAGACTCTTGTTGATACTACTGTATCCTTGGTGCTGTTAACCAAAGAGATGCTGATTAATCAACTTGTaattgtcttgtcttgtcttctaGCCTCTGAGGCTGGACATCAAGCGCAAACTCTCAGCCCGATCTGACCGTGTCAAAAGCGTAGACCTTCATCCATCCGAGCCATGGATGCTGGCCAGTCTGTACAACGGCAGTGTCTGTGTGTGGAACCATGAAACACAGGTGACTAGCAGACCTTATGTTTTTCAGATTTTGCAATATATTACCAACTGATCTTCACATTTATCTTTATGGATACAGCAGTGTGTGTTACATGTTTGTCTAATAGTGTCTAATATTGCTCTTTAATAGACTCTGGTTAAGACTTTTGAAGTCTGTGACCTTCCAGTAAGAGCCTCGAAGTTTGTGGCCAGGAAAAATTGGGTCATTACTGGTGCTGTAAGTGTCTATATGAATAATGATATGCATTATTATATAACAGTTTTTCATACTATTACATGTGtaataatagataaatatatGAAACTTTTAATAAATCTCCTCCCTTTATTGTAGGATGACATGCAAATTCGGGTTTTCAACTATAATACACTAGAGAGAGTACATATGTTTGAGGCCCATTCAGATTACATTCGCTGCATCGCTGTTCATCCCACCCAGCCCTACATCCTCACAAGCAGTGGTATGTATAGATAAAATTTACATTAAGTCTTTATATTACATatgaacatacagtatatgcatatattaatatgtatactATAATTGGttgggtcagtaatttttttttttacttttattcatcaagaattaattttaattgatcaaaagtgacagtaaagacatttataattttccaaatattttatgtttccaataaatgctgtttttatttttttgtttgtttgtttttttgagcaccgtattaatcagcatattagaaactgaagactggagaaaaagttattttatattgtaattatatttcaaccttggtgagcataagccacttaaaaacattacaaaatcgtACTAACCCCAAACATTGAAActgtggtgtatatatatatatacattttttgtgtttAACAGTTATTGGATCTGTGTACTTATAGATGACATGTTGATAAAGCTCTGGGACTGGGAAAAGAAATGGTCCTGCAGTCAGGTGTTTGAGGGCCACACACACTATGTCATGCAGATTGTCATCAACCCCAAAGACAACAACCAGTTTGCGAGTGCATCGCTGGACAGAACCATTAAGGTATGACTGAACACTCAAGCTGCTAGTTTGAATCCGACTTCTTACACTTCACCTATAATTTCTTCCGTGTTTTGTTTCAGGTTTGGCAACTGGGCTCTTCCTCTCCTAACTTCACTTTGGAGGGCCATGATAAGGGGGTGAACTGTATCGATTATTACAGTGGAGGAGATAAACCCTATCTCATATCTGGAGCTGATGACAGACTGGTCAAGATTTGGGACTATCAGGTTTATTCGATATTGATTATATTGATATGCTTAATGCAGCAAGTCACTCCTGGCTGTTTATTTACTTCCGTTCTGTGAACTTCTTTCTCTTTAGAATAAGACATGTGTGCAGACGCTCGAGGGTCACGCTCAGAATGTGTCCTGTGTAAACTTCCACCCAGAGCTGCCAATCATCATCACTGGATCTGAGGATGGTGAGTTGTGGCACATCTTCATTATAATGTTATAGATCTTTTAATGATCACTTCATTATAAAACTACACTGCCCTGCTCCTGATGCAAATGTAACTCTCTTTCTTTGTATTATTTAGGCACAGTTCGGATCTGGCACTCAAGCACTTATCGTCTAGAGAGCACCCTGAACTATGGTATGGAGcgggtgtggtgtgtgtgtggcttgCGCGGCTCCAACAGTGTGGCATTGGGCTATGACGAAGGCAGCATCATTATCAAGGtattaaaaataagacaaaagcaACACCACGCTGTGTCCTGTCAGTGGTGTGAAAGATTGGTTAAAGCTCTGGACTGTTAATTGGAAAGTCCATAAAAATATTCAGAAGTCATGAAAAACATTAAGCAGTTTTCTGCTTGTGAACAGTAGTGTGTATAGATCTATTTACATGACATTTCTCTGTActtaaattaacatgaactaattaCGTGAACagctttatataatataatatatcatgtGGAGAGTTCTCTAGTAGTTAACCGCTTTATATTTGGGTTTTAGCTTGGTCGTGAGGAGCCAGCCATGTCAATGGATACCAGTGGAAAAATCATTTGGGCCAAGCACTCTGAGATTCAGCAGGGTAACCTCAAAGCCATGGGGGATGCTGAGATTAAAGATGGCGAGAGGCTGCCACTGGCAGTGAAAGACATGGGCAGCTGTGAGATCTATCCTCAAACCATTCAGCACAATCCTAATGGAAGGTAAGacaataacactttttttatttatatatatatatataaatgctgctcATTTACATGTCACCTGATCCTTGCTGCTATTTGTTAAAGTAAATATCATTTTACAGTTCTTATATAATTAACATCCAGAGGTTCTGTACTCTTAATTTTGTATTTAGGTTTGTGGTGGTTTGCGGAGATGGAGAGTACATCATCTACACTGCCATGGCTTTAAGAAATAAGAGCTTTGGATCTGCACAGGAGTTTGTCTGGGCCCATGATTCATCTGAGTAAGTACTCTATAAGCATATAGAATAAACATGTAGAAGACAACTGTCAAAAACACTTAATACTGATGTTACTTGTTTTAAATTAGGTATTCAATTCGGGAAAGCAGCAGCGTGGTGAAGATCTTCAAAAATTTTAAGGAGAAAAAATCTTTTAAGCCAGACTTTGGAGCAGAAGGTAAACTGTTTTGCACTTACATCGGGGGCAGTAGTAATCTCTGTATTCATGATTTTATATGCACATGTAGTAAGCACAAAAATTATACATAAGCATAGTATACTGCATACTCGGTTCGTTTCATTACATTTAATGCTGAATGTAGAAAAAgggaattattttatgtatatgaaTGGTTATGTGTTTGCAGGCATCTATGGTGGTTTCTTGCTGGGTGTCCGATCGGTGAATGGCTTGGCTTTCTATGACTGGGATAACACAGAGCTGATTCGCCGCATTGAGATCCAACCCAAACATGTGAGTCAATTGCTCCAGTCCTTCATTATTTTGTCTGCATTTTTTGTGTATCTGGACCAATTGCACATTGCATCTGTTTTCAGATTTTCTGGTCCGACTCTGGGGAGCTGGTGTGCATTGCCACAGAGGAGTCTTTCTTCATCCTGCGCTATATgtcagagaaggtggctgcatcACAGGAGACAAATGAGGGGGTTACTGAAGATGGTATCGAAGATGCTTTTGAGGTAGGTGTACATTAGGATTCATATGGAATTCCCTTTGCTCCTTGCCTTTTCTCTTTGTTTGTTCTGAATTGTCCATATAATTCCCCaaaatcacaaaagaaaatggGAATGAAATCCtccaataaataatttacaatacaaGCAGGACTTGTATTAAGATGGTAAATAGagtccattttaatttaatattgacttCAACGATTTGAAACAATCTTTGGTCCTGatggtctgtgtttgtgtgtgcaggtcCAGGGAGAGATTCAGGAAGTGGTAAAGACTGGTCTGTGGGTAGGAGACTGTTTCATTTACACCAGCTCAGTCAACAGACTCAACTACTTTGTTGGAGGAGAGATTGTCACTATTGCTCACCTGGACAGGTGCAGTCAAAGTTCCCTGTatctgaaatatgtttttatcattttatgtttgggatgtatcaatttaatgcacccttgcttgAATAATTTCTTACTGATaaagtcttactgaccctaaacttacGAATGGTAAATATAGACAGAAAACATGACTTATTTTTCTTAGAACCATGTACCTTCTGGGATACATTCCTAAAGATGACCGTCTTTACCTGGGCGATAAGGAGCTGAACATAGTGAGTTACTCTCTTCTGGTGTCTGTCCTGGAGTACCAGACAGCTGTCATGCGCAGAGACTTTGGCATGGCAGACAAAGTGCTGCCCACTATCCCTAAAGAACAGAGGACCAGAGTTGCCCACTTCCTGGAAAAACAGGTAAGACTTTTACAATTGTGTCAGGAAAACCTTGTATAGATTGATTTGGCTGCCAGATGTGTTGTAAATCTAAATGATATTCTGCACATATTCTGTGATATCTAAAGGAtctttgtctgtgtgtctgtagggTTTCAAGCAGCAGGCTCTGGCCGTGTCCTCTGATCCAGAGCACCGGTTCGAGCTGGCGCTACAGTTAGGAGAGCTGAAAATTGCTTATCAGCTAGCAGTAGAAGCTGAGGTTTGTTATTATATGCCAGTGGTACAGCCCCCTAGTGGTGGCCAAGCTCAATTgcttaatactttatttatttttacatttattgaataTGCTGCTAAGCTAATATGATGAAGGTGTCTAATGTTACTGCTTTTCTTCTGTAGTCAGAGCAGAAGTGGAAGCAGTTGGCAGAGTTGGCCATCAGTAAGTGCCAGTTTAGTTTGGCACAGGAGTGCCTCCATCATGCACAGGACTATGGAGGACTTCTGCTCCTGGCCACAGCATCTGGCAACGCCGCTATGGTTGCCAAGCTTGCAGAAGGGGCAGAGCGTGATGGCAAAAACAATGTTGCCTTCATGACCTATTTCCTGCAGGGAAAGTAAGTATCATAGGAGAAAAGAACTTTGCCAGCTGAAATACAAATAGAAATATGTTGAGTAAAGATGTTTTACTTTTGTGGATTTTCATTTAATAGTCTACTATTAATACTAACACTGATGGAGGGAGTCATGTTTCGGTCACAGattgttctttttaaatatagttgTTTCTTTTGGTGATTTTtgcattgtttgtttttcttgcCAGACTGGACAACTGTTTGGAGCTCCTGATCAAGACAAATCGTCTGCCAGAAGCAGCCTTTCTTGCCCGCACATATCTGCCCAGCCAAGTGTCCAGGTCTGTGTTCACTGCCACAGCAGTATCCACAGCAAggaaacaacttttattttggatgggcATAGAACGTACTACTAGAAGAAGTAATATGGATAGAAAATATGCACAATATGCTAATATTCTGTTCAGCTTACAATTAGAAAACACTGTAAGATTTGACTTGATCTTCTGTTTCCAGTGTGACAAACCTAAAAATGAATCTCTCTGACTTGTTCGATCAAactcataaaaattaaaacaatttaaatcaaattaatcattttttttttaaatgtgaaatgttatcTTTACGGTTCTTTAACTGAGTTTGTTAACAGGGTGGTGAAGCTTTGGAGAGAGAGCTTGTCTAAAGTGAATCAGAAAGCTGCAGAGTCTCTGGCAGACCCCACAGAGTATGAGAACTTATTCCCAGGCCTGAGAGAGGCCTTTGTGGCAGAGCAGTATCTGAGAGAGACCTGCCTCGGCAAAACCAGACCTGCCACTGACTACCCACTGGTCACGGTAAGAAAATGGTTCtttgaattttgttttttatttcattttgtctcAGTAGAATATTTATATGcgtttgttattaatattttgaattatcttttttatatgttcagttttagtttttccaGTATTTCCATttagtgttttcatttatttttattttggttttagtaaTTGTAGTACTTGTAAGATGTTCatcaaatttgtatattttatttcaatgaccaaaaaacatttaagttttacttttaattaatactGTTTACTTGTATGAGATCCAAGCAGTGCTTTTGCA
It encodes:
- the LOC113120466 gene encoding retinol-binding protein 2-like, which produces MPVDFTGKWELESNENFENYLKALDIDFAIRKIAARLTPTKTFIQDGDNLVITTQNAIKSYELSFTIGVEKEEFTKGFDNRMLKTLVTWEGDKLVAIQKGEKANRGWKHWMEDDKLYLELTCEDAVCLQVYKRKD
- the LOC113120483 gene encoding coatomer subunit beta'-like isoform X2, which translates into the protein MPLRLDIKRKLSARSDRVKSVDLHPSEPWMLASLYNGSVCVWNHETQTLVKTFEVCDLPVRASKFVARKNWVITGADDMQIRVFNYNTLERVHMFEAHSDYIRCIAVHPTQPYILTSSDDMLIKLWDWEKKWSCSQVFEGHTHYVMQIVINPKDNNQFASASLDRTIKVWQLGSSSPNFTLEGHDKGVNCIDYYSGGDKPYLISGADDRLVKIWDYQNKTCVQTLEGHAQNVSCVNFHPELPIIITGSEDGTVRIWHSSTYRLESTLNYGMERVWCVCGLRGSNSVALGYDEGSIIIKLGREEPAMSMDTSGKIIWAKHSEIQQGNLKAMGDAEIKDGERLPLAVKDMGSCEIYPQTIQHNPNGRFVVVCGDGEYIIYTAMALRNKSFGSAQEFVWAHDSSEYSIRESSSVVKIFKNFKEKKSFKPDFGAEGIYGGFLLGVRSVNGLAFYDWDNTELIRRIEIQPKHIFWSDSGELVCIATEESFFILRYMSEKVAASQETNEGVTEDGIEDAFEVQGEIQEVVKTGLWVGDCFIYTSSVNRLNYFVGGEIVTIAHLDRTMYLLGYIPKDDRLYLGDKELNIVSYSLLVSVLEYQTAVMRRDFGMADKVLPTIPKEQRTRVAHFLEKQGFKQQALAVSSDPEHRFELALQLGELKIAYQLAVEAESEQKWKQLAELAISKCQFSLAQECLHHAQDYGGLLLLATASGNAAMVAKLAEGAERDGKNNVAFMTYFLQGKLDNCLELLIKTNRLPEAAFLARTYLPSQVSRVVKLWRESLSKVNQKAAESLADPTEYENLFPGLREAFVAEQYLRETCLGKTRPATDYPLVTPNEERNVLEEATGYEPKGIIPTPTQVKDAEDDPEDVGVLASVTAAVSAPVVAAVPTVSHAESQPAEKTKKELPKVTAAEQKIIDELEDDLDNMELDDIDTTDVNLDDDFLDD
- the LOC113120483 gene encoding coatomer subunit beta'-like isoform X1 → MPLRLDIKRKLSARSDRVKSVDLHPSEPWMLASLYNGSVCVWNHETQTLVKTFEVCDLPVRASKFVARKNWVITGADDMQIRVFNYNTLERVHMFEAHSDYIRCIAVHPTQPYILTSSDDMLIKLWDWEKKWSCSQVFEGHTHYVMQIVINPKDNNQFASASLDRTIKVWQLGSSSPNFTLEGHDKGVNCIDYYSGGDKPYLISGADDRLVKIWDYQNKTCVQTLEGHAQNVSCVNFHPELPIIITGSEDGTVRIWHSSTYRLESTLNYGMERVWCVCGLRGSNSVALGYDEGSIIIKLGREEPAMSMDTSGKIIWAKHSEIQQGNLKAMGDAEIKDGERLPLAVKDMGSCEIYPQTIQHNPNGRFVVVCGDGEYIIYTAMALRNKSFGSAQEFVWAHDSSEYSIRESSSVVKIFKNFKEKKSFKPDFGAEGIYGGFLLGVRSVNGLAFYDWDNTELIRRIEIQPKHIFWSDSGELVCIATEESFFILRYMSEKVAASQETNEGVTEDGIEDAFEVQGEIQEVVKTGLWVGDCFIYTSSVNRLNYFVGGEIVTIAHLDRTMYLLGYIPKDDRLYLGDKELNIVSYSLLVSVLEYQTAVMRRDFGMADKVLPTIPKEQRTRVAHFLEKQGFKQQALAVSSDPEHRFELALQLGELKIAYQLAVEAESEQKWKQLAELAISKCQFSLAQECLHHAQDYGGLLLLATASGNAAMVAKLAEGAERDGKNNVAFMTYFLQGKLDNCLELLIKTNRLPEAAFLARTYLPSQVSRVVKLWRESLSKVNQKAAESLADPTEYENLFPGLREAFVAEQYLRETCLGKTRPATDYPLVTPNEERNVLEEATGYEPKGIIPTPTQQVKDAEDDPEDVGVLASVTAAVSAPVVAAVPTVSHAESQPAEKTKKELPKVTAAEQKIIDELEDDLDNMELDDIDTTDVNLDDDFLDD